Part of the Rhizobium rosettiformans genome is shown below.
CGGGAGTCATGTATCCATTGCCTCCCGTCAAGTCCGTCTTCACATAGCCCGGCGCCACCGAGTTCACGACGATCGAGGTGCCTTTGAGTTCGGCGGCCAGTTGCACCGTCAGCATGTTCAACGCCGCCTTTGAGGCGTTATAGCCAATCAGCCGTGCCTCATAATACGGCGAGGACGGATCGCCATTGACGCTGAGCGAGCCCAGGGTTGTCGCCAGATTGACAATGCGACCGGCAATCGACTTGCGCAAAAGCGGCAACATCGTCTGGGTAGCCGCCAGGGTGCCGAGGAAATTCGTCTCCATCAACCTTCGGGCCGCAGCGACTGTTGCCGCCGACGGAGGGCCGTCCTCAGCGTCGACAATACCGGCATTGTTGACAAGGATGTCGAGCCTGCCATACCGGGCCAAGATTGCTTCGGCAGCAACTGGGATCGTCTCTTCTCGGTTGAGGTCTATTTCAATGGCCTCTACAGCCAATCCGGCCTGCAACAGTTCACGCGCAGCCGTCTCACCCCGTGCGACGTCGCGGGCACCCATCAGCACCGTGACGCCCGCCTCCGCCAGCTGTTTTGCAATCTCCAGCCCGATGCCCTTGTTTGCCCCTGTAACGAGTGCGATTTTCTTTGTGTCAGTCATCAATTCACCTTTGCATTTGGGAAGCATGCAACGGTAAATATATGAAGGATAGTTCGGCTTTTGGATTCGCATATGGATGTGTCACCCCCTCGCCACCTGAAAGCCCGCAAACAGCCGCGTCAGGCCCGCTCGACCTCTACGATCGATGCAATTTTCGAAGCGACTATTCAGGTTTTGATTGCCGAAGGAACGCATCGGCTGACCACCACGCGTGTGGCTGAGCGTGCAGGGGTTTCGGTCGGCACTATGTACCAGTACTTTCCGCACAAGCAGTCCTTGCTCTATGCACTCAACGAACGCTACCTGGACAAATTGGCGGAGCGCGTGGAAATGACCTGCCGCACACAACATGGCCGGCCGACCGGCGAGATGGTCGAGGCGCTCATTACCGCCTACTGGGAAGCAAAGACGGAGCGCAGCGATGCCACCCGCGCGCTCTACAGCTCTGCGGTCGAGCTGGACAATGAGGCACTGATTGAGGCTTTCGCCAAGCGCGTGGATGCCGCGACCAAGGCGATGCTGTTAAGCGCCCCAAATGCTCGCTATAACGATATCAGTCTTGTAAACCTCACGCTTCTTTCCGTCATCTTCGGAACGGTCAGGAATGTCTTCGAACGCAACCTGCCACCGGCGGACCAGAACGCCATTCGTGATGAGATGAGACGCATGTGCCTTGCCTATCTCGCCATGGCAGGCGGTGAGGTGTTTCCGCCGATCCAAGCCGCCTAAGGGACCCAGCTGATGCTTCGAGACATGAGCGACACGCTTGCCTTTGTGGAGGTCGTTGAACGGGGAAGTTTTACCGCGGCAGCAGAGAGTTTCAGAA
Proteins encoded:
- a CDS encoding SDR family oxidoreductase; its protein translation is MTDTKKIALVTGANKGIGLEIAKQLAEAGVTVLMGARDVARGETAARELLQAGLAVEAIEIDLNREETIPVAAEAILARYGRLDILVNNAGIVDAEDGPPSAATVAAARRLMETNFLGTLAATQTMLPLLRKSIAGRIVNLATTLGSLSVNGDPSSPYYEARLIGYNASKAALNMLTVQLAAELKGTSIVVNSVAPGYVKTDLTGGNGYMTPAEGARLPVQYALLGDEAVTGQFVAPDGPVAW
- a CDS encoding TetR/AcrR family transcriptional regulator → MDVSPPRHLKARKQPRQARSTSTIDAIFEATIQVLIAEGTHRLTTTRVAERAGVSVGTMYQYFPHKQSLLYALNERYLDKLAERVEMTCRTQHGRPTGEMVEALITAYWEAKTERSDATRALYSSAVELDNEALIEAFAKRVDAATKAMLLSAPNARYNDISLVNLTLLSVIFGTVRNVFERNLPPADQNAIRDEMRRMCLAYLAMAGGEVFPPIQAA